Proteins found in one Quercus robur chromosome 2, dhQueRobu3.1, whole genome shotgun sequence genomic segment:
- the LOC126712398 gene encoding gibberellin-regulated protein 1-like: MAISKALIASILISILVFHLVEADQLVNTDATKGSPSKKIDCGAACSARCQLSSRPNLCKRACGTCCARCNCVPPGTSGNRDVCPCYATMTTHGGQLKCP; encoded by the exons ATGGCCATCTCAAAGGCTTTAATTGCTTCTATTCTCATTTCCATTCTCGTTTTCCATCTCGTTGAAGCTGATCAATTG GTGAACACAGATGCAACAAAGGGTTCTCCCAGTAAAAAAATAG ATTGTGGAGCAGCATGTAGTGCAAGGTGTCAGTTATCGTCTAGGCCAAACCTGTGCAAGAGGGCATGTGGGACTTGCTGTGCTCGCTGCAACTGTGTTCCTCCAGGCACTTCCGGCAACCGTGATGTATGCCCCTGCTACGCTACCATGACCACTCATGGTGGCCAACTCAAGTGCCCTTGA